The region CAGCcaacttcctcttctctctcctCCGCCGCACTCTCTTTAAATCCATGGACTCCCTTTTCTTCTCCCACAACGACGACGACGACCTTTTCTCCAACTCCTTCGATCAATCCTTTTTGCCGCCTTCCTTTACCGACCCCGGCGACTCTCTCTACCTAGTCTCCTTTAGGTTTTGCTTTTTAACTTTGACAATTAGTCTCTACTCACTATTTTTGTTGGTGTGGCCTCAGCAATTTCGttttttctttctccttcaGCTGGTGGAACGAAGCCGTGTGTGGCGGCGCCGTGGTGGACGATACGACCGCCGTTTTGTATGGCGCCACCGCGCAATTGAATGGTGGTGTTGGTGATCAGAGCGTTGGGGGTTCTGAGATTTTGGTCGGCTTGAGGAGAGAAGACGAGGCTGGAATTAGTGGTGATGAAGGCAACCATGGCGGTGAGGGGGATTTGGCATTGCTCTCTGAGTGGATGTTCTTTACCTCTCTTAAATGGTAAGGGTGTgtattgatttttatttattggctTGTTTACATCCTTTTTTCTAACTAGTTAGTAGTACTATGCAATTTTTGTTGGTAACTTGTATAGAAAAAATTTCGTATCACTTGCTTCTGAAGTTGAGAACCATAATTATGTTGGGGCAATCAAGAGTGCAATTATTCTAATTTGCAGGTTCTAACTATAGATAAATCTAAGTTGATGTAGAATCTTAAGAATCTATGAATTTCTAAATTTCTGATCTATTTATGTTCACAAACATGGAAGGATATTGTTTTGTAGTTTCTCTGTTTCAATGTTGTCAAAGCAGTATAGTGGTTCATGGCGGTTCGCCCGAAAAATGCCACAGGGATATAGCGTATCGGTATGGCGGGATATAGCggtcattaattaaatatataaaataatatttatatattcatatataattcaaaaaattagaaaataataaaaatataacattaaaaactctaaaaacatgtaataaagcataaaatagaaaacaattatataaaagtcTAGCAATTAAAGTCTTTAGTTCAAGTgttcaacaaaacataaaaccaTGATAAGCTCAATAGACATCAATCATCAAGCTCAACATAGTCTTCTAGCTCATCATCATCACTATCATCGGCATccatttcatcttcatcctccattGCTTCATCCTCTTGATCTCCACTTACACTATCCTCAAATTCTTCCTCTTCCGATTCTTCATCTACAAGCGCAagccttttccttttccctttcccttttctAGGTATGATAGGTTCTTTTTTCTTAGAAACTCTAAGACAACTTGAACTAGATGTAGAAGATTCTTTCCTCTTCTTTGACCTAGTATATGTCCTAGGCTCTCCAACACCCGAAGCCTTATACACCATGTTCCAATCAAGTGTATCATCGTCATCATGAACCAAATGATTACCACCATCAATATCATCATAAACGCATCCATCGGCCCTCTGATGTCATGATAGCTCGGAACTGGCAAATTCTTGCCAAATTCTCCAATTGATTTAACCATCCGATCAAAGTACGGCAACCGAATCGCGTTGAACGACAAGCCTGCATGATACCAAAATCGAGCAATATCCTGGTGGACTAGTGCTACAGCTTTTTTATCAAGAGATTCTTTCACTTTCTGTTGCCTCATATTCTCTTTGCTTAGTTTTCCAGCACTTGCAGCTACACCCCTTTTCATAAACGCATCCATCGGCCCTCTCACTACTGTAGCATCTTCATCTGCATTGCCAATGCCACTCGTACTATCAGTACCACCTAGATCGACAAACTCTGTATACTTCGCAAAATCTGAGCttccaaaatttttttttgattgGAAGTGATCCCAAAGCTCATCTCGCACCTGTTTCGGACAACTAGGACATGGGGCAACCTTTCCTTTCTTGCCCATCAGATGCTCTTTTGCTCTTGTGATGCCCCCGTTCATCTCTTTGTTGCAAAAGTTGCATTTGACTTTACTAGTCAACTTTTCATCAACGGGAGAACAATACTTCCAGCCCGGATCAGTTCTATTCGAACATTTTCCACTAGTGGCAGCTGTTGAAGCTTCTCCATGAGACATTCttgcaaataaaagaaaacaataaaacaTAATAAGTTAACAAAATCCAGAATATTTGCATGCTCTTGTTTATCACACAACCTAGCTGATGATATCATTACCTTTTAAGTTTTTATACATTATAGAATGGGTAAAGCATGTAATAGAAccacaaaatagaaaaatatctTGTCGGAAAGCTGACTGCTGGTCGCTGGACTGTTGCTGGAAGGTGCTCGGCTGCTgtaggtggcggcggcggcggcggcgcgagGGTGGCGGCGTCAAGTGGCTGGGCGGTGGCTGAGTCACTGAGTGGGGATGATTGTGAATAGGAGGGGCTGTAGGGTGCAGATTGTGAATAGGAGGGGCTGTAGGGTGCAGATTGTGAATAGGAGGGGCTGTATGGCTGGGCGATGATTGTGAATAGGAGGGGCTGTAGGGTGCAGATTGTGAATAGGAGGGGCTGTAGGGTGCAGATTGTGAATAGGAGGGGCTGTATGCTGGGCGGTGGCTGAGTCACTGAGTGGGGCTGGAGGGTGCTGGCGGGTGCTGGCTAGGCTGCAACAGGCGGCGGGGGCGGCGCGACGGTGGGTGGCAGATTGTGGAAGGACTGAAGGAGTAGAGATGAAAAGCGGCAGATTGGGGTTGTGgaattagggtttagaattaTTGGGGTTAGAATTATTGGGGTGGGCTGATTGGGCCtatgcaaaattaaattaaaaaataaaaagcccaATAAAAGTCAAAATTAGCACCAAAAGTCAAAATTGGGCTAAAATACCGCTATTGCGGGATATGGTAGCGCTATGGCGCCACGACCGCCACGGGTATGGCGGCCGCCACAGAAAAATGCTACGCATCGGTGTGGCGATAGCGTTTTCATTAAAAACTGATATGCTATAGCGCAATATCCCCGCTATAGCCgctatttgacaacattgctcTGTTTTATTGTTAATCAAAATTTGTACTTTTGATGAAAAATATGGTTGATTGTTAAAACTGTGCTTTCATGATGGATCTCGGGACTAGTTATCAACATATGGTCAGTCCATAATCTGTATATCTGTGAAACAAGGTTAAAATGAATCACGAGTAATGCTCTTTAGACAGATATGATATGCTTGGAATGTTTTCATTCAAGACTCATAATAAACGCACAGGAAACTACCAATTTTCTCCTCAAAGTACACTGTTAAACATAGATATACAGGTTATATTTAGGATCTAGTGTGCTCTATCTAGGATGCGACTAGAAAAATAATATCCCACTCTACCGAATTTGGATACTCGACTGTTGATTGTGCGTATATATAGTGCTTTCCTATTATCTGCATGAATATAATTCTTGTCCATGTTACATCAGCATTCAGCTGGCCTGGCAATCTAAATTTTGTTACTAAGTTCATGGAATAGCTACTGTTTTGAAAAGTTCAATTGTAGAGTTCCTGGCAAAGGTCCATGTGAATGTTGTGATCATAGCATTGCCATGGTAGGCTGTGGCATTCTTTAGGTCTCATCCAAGAGAGTATGAAGCTGGAATATGTACTTATGCTCCTTCACTGTTGAGGGTGCTGAATGAACCATTTATCAGAGCCTATTATACGGCATTTGCTTGATTTTCCTTTCCTCCATTGTAGGCATTATGATAAGAAGGGTATGGAAAATTCATTACCTGGAGAAGATAGTGGACATGACTTATTCTCTTTGCAGATCAGACTTATGTATGTGAGACAAACAAGGCAATTGATCATAAAGATTAGCCAACAGGTGTGTTTATAACAACTAGCCTCCATTTTCTTTCTGTTCCATACTTCTTATTCTTAATCCTAATAGTCCATTTTGCAAATGGACATGTTTTGAGAATTGCAGGATAATGGACACAGTTCTTTCAACGAAGCATACGGTATTTTTACCAAGTTGGGCATGGTGAGCAATATTTATAATTAGAATTTCATTTGGAGTGGAGATAAGTGCATAATTGCTCACTTCCAATTTACAGTTGCAAGTATGGGATTTCTCAGGACAGACAAACCAACTTTTTCTCAATGACAACCTGTCATCTGTGGATATGGTCCGATCTCATGAGgaggtaattaattttttctcaCTTTACCTAGAGGCGAGGAACTAGATTTTCTGATGAATTTTGATTAATCGACTAATGACTACTTATTTTTGTAATTGTTTACGCTTCCTGTCTTGTTGATAATTGCCCTTGCAGATTCTCTTAGAGTTGCATGTTTATGGCTTGCCTTGTAGCATCAATGAGAAGGAAAGCAGTGATGAGAATGTTGCACTGACACAGCCTACAATGAATGGCTCTTCCTCGCGTTCTGCAGTTACAATGAATGGCTCTTCTCCGAGATCTGCACTGACAATGAATGCCTCTCCTCCGAGATCTGCACTTACAATGAATGGCCCTTCCTCGAGTTATGCACTTACAATGGATGGCAGTGCGGATAAACTGAACTTTTTTTCTAAAGTTCCTCAGTCAGATGCAACTTGTAGTGCCGTGAATGGCAGTGGTTCTTTGGGCTTGACCGGACTGTACAACCTTGGAAATACTTGTTTCATGAACAGTGCTGTCCAGTGCTTGGTTCATACACCCAAGCTAGTTGATTATTTTCTTGGAAACTTCAGGAAGGATCTGAATTATGAAAATCCATTGGGCATGAATGTATGCCTTTCTACCATGTTCTGATCTTGTTTATTTGATATGTTATTTTATCAGAGAGTTGTTATTTGGAACAAGTTACACCTTATCCAATTTCTCTTGATTCTTTTTTACAAGTCTAAGTAGTTTGACTTGCTTCCTTCCTCTTTATCATGACTATCTATACTGTATGTCTATGTTGAAACATTGTGATTGTCCCAGGGCAAGCTTGCTATAGCATTTGGGGACCTACTTCGAAAGTTGTGGGCTCCTGAGGCAACACCAGTGGCTCCAAGGATGTTTAAGTCAACTATCTCCAGTTTTGCTCCTCAATTTGGTGGATACAACCAACATGATTCCCAAGTAAGTAACATTCTCATAGCTTTCAAAGCAGTTGTTTTCATAACTTCAGTAAGACGGATAATTTTCGGGTATTTACAAGTTTTATTGTAggaatttctttcttttttgttggATGGCCTCCACGAAGATCTCAACCGCGTAAAAAGAAAACCCTATGTACAGgcaaaagaagaagatggtcGATCTGATGAAGAAGTTGCCGATGAATACTGGGAGAACCATTTATCACGCAATGATTCGGTCATAGTAGATTTGTGTCAAGTATTCTTCTTCTCCTTGCTTCTAGATTGTCATGGACAAATATAATGTTTCAGCTCCTAGTTTGGTTTTGTAGTATTTTAAGCCTATGTATTAGAAGTGGATACTGATTTACTTTTCTCAATTCTCATAAGTGCCCAACTTTAATTGTAGGGTCAATATCGATCATCATTGGTTTGCCCCGTTTGCAAAAAGTTGTCTGTTACATTTGATCCGTTTATGTACCTGTCATTACCACTTCCTTCTTCAACAATGCGGAAGATGACTTTGACAGTCTTGAGCACTGATGGGATTAATTTGCCACACCCAGTTACAGTTACAGTCCCTCACAATGGTACCCGCAAAGATCTTGTTGATGCCCTTGGAACCGCTTGTTCATTAAGAGATGATGAAACATTGTATATTTCTGAGGTATACTCTTTAATTCATCTCAATCATGAAGTTTTGCCTTCATCATTGTTGTTTCTTCCATTTTCCACTCAAATATTTGTCAATACATTATGCTCCCTCTTTCCTGTAAAATTtaaaactatttccatttttatccATCCCTTAAAagctttctattttaggaatttttttCTCCACTAACAATGCTTCCCGTGCCATTttagaagtttctaattttCAAAGACGGAGGTGGTAATAGTTTTTGGTGGTTATGTAAACTATAATTCTAAGAGTTATGAGCATGTATTAGTTTAGGTAGCTATGTTTTGCTAAGAGAATGGCATTTGTCCTAGCTCTTATATGTCAGTTAAATTATCTCTTGGCCCATGTCATTTTTCCGACCCACATTCTTTTCAATGTTTAGGTGTGTTAAATAAACCCACCAAATAGGTGGTTTAATATATCTACATTGAAAATCCAATCATGGTAACTAATTCAAACTTTCTTATTGGCCTCAAACTTTTCGCCGTCCTATTTTGATTGAGATTTAGTAGGGGTATTTTTGTACGATTACAAAAGcaatatagaaaatatataattaatttatctgctttatttatttaacatacCAAACATGTATAAATGTCAAACTTATTCACACAAAACTAAATAACTTATTAACTAACATGGTAAAACTCAACTCGGCTACCAAACAAGGGCTAAGAGTTATAAGCATGTTTGCCTCAGTCAAATTCTGTTTTTCTTCATCGTTTCCTCCTATTTCCTTGCCACTTCAGTTAATTACTGTAAAATATTGAGAGAGTTTCACTTGTAGAAGATTTTTCATTCTATCCTGGAAAAAATGGTTTTACGTAGTGATATTTGAAATATAGTTATTCTTAGCACGCCAGATACTTGAACAACCTGGGACAGATCTTTCTGTGATGGTTTTTGAAGTTGTTACAAATAATTTCAGATGTAGAAAATGATTGAAGCAGTTACATATAGGTTTTCTTGTTAATCCTGAAAGCACTTACGCCTTGTGCCCTTTTGTGCTTACTGGGCTAGCTTGCTTCATTTTTGGATTTTCCACCTTGTGAGGTTTTCCTGCTAAGATATCATACACTACAGAGTACGTAAGGGCATTGCAAATCAGTTGGTAACTGACTTAAGGGCATATTTATAAGCATTAagccattttattttattatttcaaatcACATCTATCGGATATTGTCTACATGAGTCTAAAATCAATCTCCTCATAGATCCCTGTCTTTCTTAATGCATGCATCACCATGCTTTTCCCTTTCCCATTGGTTTTGGTAGTGCAACTGTCCTTGAGTGATACATGCTGTTACCCTAATCTCTTTGCATCTGTCGATTTGTTTGGTAGTGAAATTATTACAAACTAAAATGAAGCCTTAATTTGTGTTTTTGGTGTTACTATCCCTTGACTTGTAAAATGGTATGCAGATATACAATAATTCAATCCTCCAGGCTTTGGACAATCCCATTGGTTCTATAGAGCTAATCAGAGACTATGATAAACTTGTTGCTTATAGATTACCAAAAGACATGGATGGCTGTCCTTTGGTCGAGTTTACACATCAGCTGGAGGAGAAGTAAGTTTAAATTTCCATATGATATGTCCCATGTAAATTACTAGTTCAAACTACCTTTTACTAGATTCTAATCCAATCCCTGAAAAGGTACAACGTATTATGGCTCTAGTATGTAATCCTCCATTTTGAATCCCACaaactgtttttttttctggCTTTCTCATtcttataaaattatgaaattattggTATTACTATTATATGTGAATTGTTGTGTTAAACCGGGCTTTTTAAATCTCAAATTCAAGTCTATCCCCAACCAACAACTTCGCCTACACCCATGGTTGAGAGGGTGTTAAACCGCTCTCTTTGGCCACATGTAGCTCTTATTCTTTCTGTATAACATCATGCAGGTCATATCTACATTCTTTCCCGTCTTTCAGAAAGTTTGGCATTCCTCTTGTGGCAAGAATTTCTGACTTTTCGAAAGGATCCGAGATATATAAAGCGTTTCTTAAAATCATCACTCCCTTCTTACTTCTTCGTGAAGAAGAGTCCTTAACTGATTTAGATTCAAGGGAGAATGCCCAAGAAGATGCAGAAATCGAGGATACAGTTTCAGATGAAGCTGAAAATTCAAAAGATGAAACTGAAAATGATTTGGATTCTCAGAGTAACTTCGAGTTCCACATGGAAAATGGTGCTTACTCCAGCGGCGTCAGGATACAGATGGACGAACCAGTGCCTACATTAAACTATCGTCAGCGCATTAGAGTGCGCGTTACTTGGTCTCGGAAAATGTTTCAAGATTATGATACCTCAATGCTAAGCCATTTACCGGAAGTATGTAAGACTGCGTCCATGTCAAAGGGGACTCAAGATTCTATTTCACTTTATAAATGTGTAGAAGCCTTCTTGAAAGAGGAGCCTCTTGGACCAGAAGACATGTGGTATCTGCCCCCTTAATATTGAAGATGACATTGTTTTTTTCTATAGTATTCATTAGTATTGGAAACATAAaccattatatattttgttgtaGGTACTGTCCTAATTGCAAGGAGCACAGACAGGCTGGCAAAAAGTTGGATCTGTGGAGATTACCAGAGATTCTGGTCATTCATTTAAAAAGGTTTTCTTACACTAGATTTTCGAAAAACAAGCTGGAGACTTTTGTGGATTTCCCTGTTGAGAACTTTGATCTCTCCAATTACATTCTTAAGAAAAATAACAAGGATTGCCATCGTTATATGTTATATGCGATAAGCAATCATTACGGCGGCATGGGTGGCGGTCATTATACTGCATTTGCTAAAGTAAGTGTTAACTCGgagtaataaaattattaacttATTAAGTGGTGCTCTTTTATTGATTTTGTATCTGACTCGTTCCAAACTTGTTGTAGTTTGGATTGTTTGTTTACATCAATAAAATCACCCTCCCTCCGCTTGATCATTTTTATGATGAGTTTATTGTTGCTTCTGCAGCATAGGGTTGATAGTTGGTACGAATTTGATGATAGCCATGTCTATCCTGTCACTGAGGAGCAGATAAAGACTCAAGCTGCTTATGTTCTATTCTACAAGAGAGTATAATTTGTTGACACTCAACTCAGGTAAAATCTATATTTGTTTGAGATTTTCTTGTCTGGCTCCCTACACCccaaatttatactactacacTCAAACAAAGTTGTCATCTTAGTTTTcctaattacaaaaaaatattttaatttaccCCTCCCTGTTAGCCCATGAAACCAAAACCCAAAAGCAACCTTTATTTTCCCGAAACTATACTGAATTTCAGTATCTGAGTTCAATTATGCCTTTTAAGGTATAATACTGAAATGAGTTAAAAACTTTTTATAAGCTATTTTATAAAGAAATCAACTTTTGTAATTCAAAATTTGTCCATATGTTGTGGTAACTATCACTATCCGATACAACTATATTTTCGTGGTTTTCAGGAAATTTTTGCTTACTGGAGTATTCACACACAAGAAAATTTAGGGGTATTAAGATCATCTACAAGGATACTACAAAACAAGATGGCATTGTAGAAATGAAAACGTAGTAGTGATTTTAATCATGTGGTACTGCAAATTGATtacattttgtatttttttcccTTCAGTTTTGAACATTGGATTGAAATCACATAGAAAAATAGTGGGTGGAAACTTGGGGGAGAAATCTGCCAATCAAATAGAAATCTGGGATGTGTTTCGATGGATTTTCTTATGATTATTAGTGTTAATATTTTACTTCTGAACTTGATTAATTTTATTCAATGAGAGCTGATATGGTTTGAGCTATGGgtttaatttcaaaattcaagTGACTAATAGTTTTCACTTGttcgttcctcatacacatgaAAGGTAATTGTCTTTAtggagtagtaatatttttctgGTACTTTTGTTTTAAGGATAATATCCTCAttttgtctctctctctctcacacacacacacacacacacacacacacacacacacacacacacacacacacacacacacacacacacaaactctctctcttctttttcgaCGTTGTTTTAATTGCAGGGACATTGCTATGGAGCAAAGCCTGTGGAAATAGGAGATCTTTTCTCTTTTCTAATAGTGCAAATGAATGTACCCTAATTCAGAGCGTAGGATTAAATACAGATGTATATTTCTCCTTTTGACTAATATATGCTTCTCAGAGATTCATAGATATACATTTAGGTGAATCTTGTACTTAGAAGACAAATCAAAGCTTTGATACAATTTTCAATTTCGTCAATTCgactaataaaataaatatgtgctaaaactaaaaataaaaataaactaaaacacATCACAAGAAAAATCACTCACGGATATTGAACATTTACGTTTTCCACATTTGAGAGCAAGGGATCATATCATATATGGCAGATTGTTTGGAATCATAATTGGGTATCAAGGATCATAATTGGCAGATCTTAATTACATAAACAATCAGAAAAAGAAGtattacaatatattttgtccctgaataaatatcttattttgaCTTGTCACGACTGTTAGACATAAAAATATGTGAGTGAAAAAAAGAGGAATGTGAGTCCGAGACTAAAAGTATCGGTTTAGTTCGTAGCAGATTTTAAGAAGTATGATGAAAAGTGGGTAAATAAAGAGAGTGAAGTGTGGGGTTGTAttatatataagtatataacACTAGTTTTAAACGCTAAATACTAAACATgtcattataaaataaaacgGAATTCAATACAACTTTATTTGCAATTCATGATAGGGTATTTAgtgatttaaaaacaatgacatcatctaacataaattaaaaatccaaagttcattataagtttgttattagttcattataatgaccCCTGGGTGATCTTATAATAATATTGTTGGGCGTTTAGCGTTTAAGACTGGTTTGGCATTGATCACAGTCTGCGAAATGTGAAtctaattttatactatatgttctataataaaaatttagcaaaatgagttaaataattgtattatctatttatacatatataaaaggcgagttttgaccatcattttaaatatttatgaattttgtgcaaaatattaaatgtttataaattttggattttgaatgtaattttttatttattttgtttatcaATAAACGCTGAATTCAATTATGAAATTGTAACTGCCATATTACTCATAATTGTATTAAtgataattcaatttaaatttttactGTTGCACTGTTTAGCTTCCTCATATATTCAAATTCATTACCATATTAACATGAAAATCATAATATTTATGTTGATGGGtgcataaatatttaaatatggaaagtttCAATTCCATTGACAATGGAAAATGGGCTCCATataatttatttccttttaacattcttttaaaattttgacaatTTAACCTAAATttcttaataataataacaacgtACGTTGTCTATAAAAGGGGAATTCTGAAAGAAATTCCATTTTAAAGCATATGAAATATGTAGCGTAAGATTTATTTTCGAATTATACTGCTGAGTGACTGTTTGTTATTGTATTTGAAATCCATAACACAATTTGATACTATGAATTAAATGTAATTtgatactaaaaattaaattagaCATTAAAATAGAAGTTACAAAAACTCATTGAATTCTAAGCCATTTCTTCTCAAACATTTATTGGccctattaattttatatattgctcataacttttttctccttataaatactctcatttatCGAATCGTCATACATCATCAAACAATTTTACTTTCGTAACTAAAAATCAACAGAAAAACCCAAGAGCTTTCTCCAAAAAATAGTTGTTGTGCTAGCATCATCCACCATGATTTCGGTAAGAAAACTAGAGTCGAGGTTGAACCTGAAAGTACGACTCAAAACGGCGATGAAATGTTTGGAAAAATATCTTGCACCGTTGTAGAACGTCGGTGGAGGTGGCCTTACATGTAGAAGGGCTGAGAGGTGGTGCAGTGGCAGATAGGGCATGCCAAAATTTCCAActtttatatgtattattataaaGTATAAGGAGTAAGGTATTAAATGTGGTAATTGACATTAAAAAAGTACTTGTGATTGATTAAttagtgtcacgaccgcattttgcTAAAGATAGCGAAAACGGGTAATCCGCGACTAATAAAAGGGATTAACGAAGCAGGgaaagaaaagagggcagaacTCAAGAAACTAGCCGAAAAGGCCAAATCGATTAATACCATAAGATAGAAGCAAAGTATTTAGTTACTGTTAGGATTGgcatactgaaaagcatatttcgagcatgttgcacggatagaattgcttgtatacaataaactctacaatccacttttaacccaaggcgagaagaattaattttatcgcattgatgtttgcttatgcatttgtaagatgtttctcaaacatttaaatgtataagaaacaaataagtctaattcttctgcatagtagactggtcgtgaacgacgttcacagagggtgacgcagtcggtcctttgtagaagagaaatagaatttcacaacctagataggctttggctacctatcgtgaaaggttgcagtatcagtccgcatgtttccttaccttaggaaataaacgacactagtgtggtatagcactgaaggatctaacagttgagataagtcttccatgctatttactgaaagacgaggtctcggtaattgttatttcttaatcattgttgatataacattgagcatacgatattgattatgcactactttgatttatcaaatggtgcggatttttcgcaatccaagaatcctaatttcttgggtagtggtgattaatgtctagaggtgctagtattgttattgcaatgaatcgtgtgctgggtgagtccagtttgataatatcatCAAGAGGTTTTCGAAaatggttttattattcagaaacccggccggttgtaatttattccagaataataaataaagattttgaactagacaactcttggaaaaagatattaattaattaaagtcaaatagcatgcttaaattaattaatggatatttatatcttaaacacgggaaataataaattaaagaggtaaagtccagattactcgtaatttaGGATTGGACGGACAATCAATAATATTTTActatagtggctgataataatattctgttggacttgtattaaattggggctcaatttaattagtaaaagtccaacaggtttggcccaagtccgaCCTCCAttgatccctaatctggcccatcataactctatatataaaGGAGATTAGGGAGAagacaaattaaataattttattcaaaaatttcGTTCCTCTCTCTCCAGAATGAACGATTTTTTCAGTTCTCTCCAGATCTGcaattctgtcttctttctaatctttgcccacccaaaggttagATTC is a window of Salvia splendens isolate huo1 chromosome 3, SspV2, whole genome shotgun sequence DNA encoding:
- the LOC121795598 gene encoding ubiquitin carboxyl-terminal hydrolase 8-like isoform X1 translates to MSRCLKRLTNKALEFRFGFRFQFQFQFPPLFHLFNQSANFLFSLLRRTLFKSMDSLFFSHNDDDDLFSNSFDQSFLPPSFTDPGDSLYLVSFSWWNEAVCGGAVVDDTTAVLYGATAQLNGGVGDQSVGGSEILVGLRREDEAGISGDEGNHGGEGDLALLSEWMFFTSLKWHYDKKGMENSLPGEDSGHDLFSLQIRLMYVRQTRQLIIKISQQDNGHSSFNEAYGIFTKLGMLQVWDFSGQTNQLFLNDNLSSVDMVRSHEEILLELHVYGLPCSINEKESSDENVALTQPTMNGSSSRSAVTMNGSSPRSALTMNASPPRSALTMNGPSSSYALTMDGSADKLNFFSKVPQSDATCSAVNGSGSLGLTGLYNLGNTCFMNSAVQCLVHTPKLVDYFLGNFRKDLNYENPLGMNGKLAIAFGDLLRKLWAPEATPVAPRMFKSTISSFAPQFGGYNQHDSQEFLSFLLDGLHEDLNRVKRKPYVQAKEEDGRSDEEVADEYWENHLSRNDSVIVDLCQGQYRSSLVCPVCKKLSVTFDPFMYLSLPLPSSTMRKMTLTVLSTDGINLPHPVTVTVPHNGTRKDLVDALGTACSLRDDETLYISEIYNNSILQALDNPIGSIELIRDYDKLVAYRLPKDMDGCPLVEFTHQLEEKSYLHSFPSFRKFGIPLVARISDFSKGSEIYKAFLKIITPFLLLREEESLTDLDSRENAQEDAEIEDTVSDEAENSKDETENDLDSQSNFEFHMENGAYSSGVRIQMDEPVPTLNYRQRIRVRVTWSRKMFQDYDTSMLSHLPEVCKTASMSKGTQDSISLYKCVEAFLKEEPLGPEDMWYCPNCKEHRQAGKKLDLWRLPEILVIHLKRFSYTRFSKNKLETFVDFPVENFDLSNYILKKNNKDCHRYMLYAISNHYGGMGGGHYTAFAKHRVDSWYEFDDSHVYPVTEEQIKTQAAYVLFYKRV
- the LOC121795598 gene encoding ubiquitin carboxyl-terminal hydrolase 8-like isoform X2 codes for the protein MIRLMYVRQTRQLIIKISQQDNGHSSFNEAYGIFTKLGMLQVWDFSGQTNQLFLNDNLSSVDMVRSHEEILLELHVYGLPCSINEKESSDENVALTQPTMNGSSSRSAVTMNGSSPRSALTMNASPPRSALTMNGPSSSYALTMDGSADKLNFFSKVPQSDATCSAVNGSGSLGLTGLYNLGNTCFMNSAVQCLVHTPKLVDYFLGNFRKDLNYENPLGMNGKLAIAFGDLLRKLWAPEATPVAPRMFKSTISSFAPQFGGYNQHDSQEFLSFLLDGLHEDLNRVKRKPYVQAKEEDGRSDEEVADEYWENHLSRNDSVIVDLCQGQYRSSLVCPVCKKLSVTFDPFMYLSLPLPSSTMRKMTLTVLSTDGINLPHPVTVTVPHNGTRKDLVDALGTACSLRDDETLYISEIYNNSILQALDNPIGSIELIRDYDKLVAYRLPKDMDGCPLVEFTHQLEEKSYLHSFPSFRKFGIPLVARISDFSKGSEIYKAFLKIITPFLLLREEESLTDLDSRENAQEDAEIEDTVSDEAENSKDETENDLDSQSNFEFHMENGAYSSGVRIQMDEPVPTLNYRQRIRVRVTWSRKMFQDYDTSMLSHLPEVCKTASMSKGTQDSISLYKCVEAFLKEEPLGPEDMWYCPNCKEHRQAGKKLDLWRLPEILVIHLKRFSYTRFSKNKLETFVDFPVENFDLSNYILKKNNKDCHRYMLYAISNHYGGMGGGHYTAFAKHRVDSWYEFDDSHVYPVTEEQIKTQAAYVLFYKRV